The following proteins are co-located in the Pedobacter sp. FW305-3-2-15-E-R2A2 genome:
- a CDS encoding methionine aminotransferase translates to MISTQSKLPGTGTNIFSVMSKLAEEHKAINLSQGFPDYDCDPKLIEYVADAMKQGFNQYAPMTGLPVLRELISEKMNSLYGADYHPETEVTVTAGGTQAIFTALNAYINAGDEVIIFEPAYDCYAPTIKMLGGLVKPYQLAPPNYEIDWEMVKKLFSANTKMIILNSPQNPTGCVLSEKDIKALIKLTKNTDIMILSDEVYEHIIFDGKKHQSVALYPELRERSFIVASFGKLLHTTGWKLGYCLAPEALMKEFRKVHQFNVFSVNTPMQLGVAKYLKDPQSYLGLSAFFQQKRDLFRSLLAETKFKLLPCNGSYFQCVSYEHLSDEKDVAMAERLIKEYGVASIPVSAFYIRNTDHHVLRFCFAKKQETLEKAVERLVKL, encoded by the coding sequence ATGATATCTACTCAATCAAAACTACCTGGAACAGGCACGAATATCTTTTCGGTCATGTCCAAATTAGCCGAAGAACACAAAGCAATTAATCTTTCCCAGGGATTTCCTGATTACGATTGCGATCCTAAACTAATTGAATATGTAGCGGATGCAATGAAACAAGGATTTAATCAATATGCCCCGATGACTGGCCTTCCGGTCCTAAGGGAGTTGATTTCTGAAAAGATGAACAGCCTTTATGGCGCAGACTACCATCCTGAAACGGAAGTTACCGTTACCGCAGGTGGTACACAAGCGATATTTACCGCTTTAAATGCTTACATCAATGCCGGAGATGAAGTGATCATCTTTGAGCCTGCATACGACTGTTATGCACCCACGATCAAAATGCTTGGTGGTTTGGTAAAGCCTTATCAACTCGCCCCGCCAAATTACGAGATCGATTGGGAAATGGTCAAAAAGCTATTTTCTGCCAATACCAAAATGATCATTTTAAATAGCCCTCAGAATCCAACGGGCTGTGTTTTATCAGAAAAAGACATTAAGGCGCTCATTAAACTGACCAAAAACACCGACATCATGATTTTGAGTGATGAGGTTTATGAACATATTATTTTTGACGGTAAAAAGCACCAGAGTGTAGCTTTATACCCTGAACTTCGGGAAAGAAGCTTTATTGTGGCCTCTTTCGGCAAGTTACTCCATACTACCGGCTGGAAATTAGGCTATTGTCTTGCCCCTGAAGCCTTGATGAAAGAGTTCAGAAAAGTACATCAGTTTAATGTATTCAGTGTGAATACTCCAATGCAGCTGGGCGTAGCAAAGTACCTGAAAGATCCGCAGAGTTATCTTGGATTATCGGCTTTCTTCCAGCAAAAACGCGATTTGTTCCGTTCCCTGCTTGCCGAAACTAAGTTTAAATTATTACCTTGCAATGGTTCTTATTTCCAATGCGTTAGCTATGAGCACCTCAGCGATGAAAAAGATGTCGCCATGGCCGAAAGGTTAATTAAAGAGTATGGCGTAGCTTCTATCCCCGTTTCTGCCTTCTATATCCGGAATACGGACCATCATGTTTTACGTTTTTGTTTTGCTAAAAAGCAAGAAACTTTGGAAAAAGCCGTTGAAAGACTAGTTAAATTATAA